One part of the Clupea harengus unplaced genomic scaffold, Ch_v2.0.2, whole genome shotgun sequence genome encodes these proteins:
- the LOC122131142 gene encoding SKI family transcriptional corepressor 1 homolog-B-like, translated as MEPIPGQLPAGRDSSSSPNSKQELQPYSSSLKPNQVSETALYGVNIVSLVIDGQERLCLAQISNTLLKHYSYNEIHNRRVALGITCVQCTPVQLEILRRAGAMPISSRRCGMITKREAERLCKSFLGAHAPPKLPENFAFDVSHECAWGSRGSFIPARYNSSRAKCIKCHYCNMYFSPNKFIFHSHRTPESKYTQPDAANFNSWRRHLKLTEKGAADDVSHAWEDVKAMFNGGSRKRTMPMSASEMSSSMKSQASSNITQTSSAEVPHKTLRCEDDRGGLGLTNCVRNYPVIPVPSKGFGVLQKIPPPIFPHPYGFPAFGLCHKKDDGVADQNKTNIPGVFWPGVKDNIYPSFPMFWPTAGSLPISSYPQAQLKPHTDIISTRQNETELSDQNDRGSITPKDSLFDSERCSSSQSTRNEEEKSGDEARSTEGQPSTPRKVSYISAFRPVVKDAESIAKLYGNREVYTGARSGYLSPDFVSESSSYRSVSPDVDSGEDPDVDVESNKLPEDEESIQLSVEDHQSTQGRIPSRANPDESQDSETRPTQQPDDPQRILFSEAGSSDDERPSKHVSESKDAAMYEVYAHEKDGNVRSSIASNLVSKYPQSPRETTDSLKQSVIPTEDESDLPKTYDVSKDSSNDEAIRDDVPRTGKDIESMAKEELQKQLVEQVELRKKLEREFQNLKDNFQDQMKRELSYREEMVQQLQIVREAHDALHHFSCKMLTPRHCAGTCTFKPPLLPP; from the exons ATGGAGCCGATACCCGGTCAGCTCCCAGCGGGACGAGACTCCAGCTCTTCCCCGAATTCTAAACAGGAATTGCAGCCCTACTCTAGCTCTCTTAAGCCTAATCAAGTCAGCGAGACTGCATTATACGGAGTGAACATAGTGTCTTTGGTGATAGATGGGCAAGAAAGGCTTTGTTTGGCTCAGATATCTAACACACTATTGAAGCACTACAGCTATAACGAGATTCACAATCGACGCGTCGCTCTTGGGATCACCTGTGTGCAGTGTACCCCAGTTCAGCTCGAGATTCTGAGGCGCGCAGGGGCGATGCCTATCTCATCCAGACGCTGCGGGATGATAACCAAGCGTGAGGCTGAGAGGCTCTGTAAGTCCTTCCTTGGGGCTCATGCCCCTCCGAAATTGCCTGAAAATTTCGCGTTTGACGTCTCTCATGAGTGCGCATGGGGAAGCAGGGGTAGTTTCATTCCAGCTAGATACAACAGTTCAAGAGCAAAATGTATCAAATGCCACTATTGCAATATGTATTTTTCTCCGAACAAATTTATCTTTCACTCACATCGTACCCCTGaatccaaatacacacaaccaGACGCGGCAAACTTCAATTCGTGGAGACGCCACCTGAAACTCACTGAGAAGGGCGCAGCCGATGACGTTAGCCATGCTTGGGAGGACGTAAAGGCCATGTTTAACGGTGGTAGTCGGAAAAGGACGATGCCAATGAGTGCCTCAGAAATGTCCTCTTCTATGAAGTCCCAGGCCTCCAGTAACATTACGCAGACGAGTTCAGCCGAGGTTCCTCACAAAACCCTACGCTGTGAAGACGACCGCGGTGGTCTCGGTTTGACCAATTGTGTGCGCAACTATCCTGTCATCCCCGTGCCGAGCAAAGGGTTTGGGGTACTACAGAAGATCCCACCACCAATCTTCCCACATCCTTATGGATTCCCTGCATTTGGATTGTGTCATAAGAAGGACGATGGTGTTGCAGACCAAAATAAGACTAATATTCCAGGTGTGTTTTGGCCAGGAGTGAAGGATAATATTTACCCATCATTCCCCATGTTTTGGCCCACGGCAGGAAGTCTACCAATATCATCATATCCACAAGCACAGCTAAAACCGCATACAGATATAATTTCGACACGACAAAATGAGACCGAACTCTCTGACCAAAATGATCGAGGCTCTATCACGCCCAAAGACAGTCTATTTGATAGTGAACGCTGCTCAAGTTCTCAGTCCACGAGGAACGAGGAGGAGAAGTCTGGGGACGAGGCCAGGTCAACGGAGGGCCAACCCAGCACTCCTCGAAAGGTGAGCTACATATCTGCTTTCAGGCCAGTTGTGAAAGACGCTGAGAGCATAGCCAAACTGTACGGCAACAGGGAGGTATATACAGGGGCTCGTTCAGGTTACCTGTCACCTGACTTTGTCAGCGAAAGTTCCAGTTACCGGTCCGTCTCTCCAGACGTGGACAGCGGAGAAGACCCGGATGTTGACGTGGAATCGAATAAATTACCAGAAGATGAAGAGTCAATTCAGCTTTCCGTGGAAGATCATCAGAGTACCCAGGGGCGGATCCCGTCTCGGGCCAATCCCGATGAAAGTCAAGATTCTGAGACCAGACCAACACAGCAACCGGATGATCCCCAGAGAATCTTGTTCAGCGAGGCAGGGTCATCTGATGACGAGCGGCCGAGCAAGCACGTGTCAGAAAGTAAAGATGCTGCGATGTACGAA GTGTATGCTCATGAAAAGGATGGAAACGTGCGCTCGTCTATTGCATCTAATTTAGTATCTAAATATCCCCAGAGTCCGCGGGAAACCACCG ATTCACTTAAACAAAGCGTCATTCCAACGGAGGACGAATCTGATTTGCCGAAAACCTACGATGTATCCAAAGACAGCTCGA ATGATGAGGCGATACGCGATGATGTACCTAGAACTGGGAAAGACATCGAAAGTATGGCGAAAG AGGAGCTTCAGAAACAGCTTGTGGAGCAGGTGGAGCTCAGGAAGAAGCTAGAGCGAGAATTTCAAAATTTAAAAG ATAATTTTCAAGATCAGATGAAAAGAGAGCTATCATACCGGGAAGAAATGGTCCAGCAGCTTCAGATTGTTCGAG AAGCTCACGACGCTCTTCACCACTTCTCATGCAAGATGCTCACCCCTCGTCACTGCGCCGGGACCTGCACGTTCAAGCCGCCTCTCCTACCGCCCTAG